The sequence below is a genomic window from Halosolutus gelatinilyticus.
GCGCTGCTCGAGACGATCTCGGACCGCGTCGCCGTCCTCGATCGCGAGCGGCTGGTTTTCGACGACGGAACGGCGTCGTTCGAGTCGCGGTGACTCACTCGACGACGTGATCGTCCGCGCTGTCGGGCGTCGAGTAGGTCGCGTTCAGTTCGAGCTCGTTGGCCGCCGCGAGCATCGTGCTCGGAAGCTCCTCCTCGTACCAGTCGCCCGTCAGTCGGTGGGACGGACCCGCGACGGCGAGCGCGCCCAGGACGGTTCCGTCGCGCCTGATCGGCACGGCGGTGCCGTTGAGCCCGTCGACGTGTTCCTCGCGGTTGAACGCGACGCCGCGGTCGCGGACCGCCTCGAGTTCGCGATAGAGCTCCTCGCGGCCGGCCACCGTGTTTTCGGTGAGCGCCGGAAGCTCCCATCGATCGAGGATCTCGTCGACCCGTTCTCGGGGGGAGTGCGCGAGGATCGCCTTCCCGGCTGACGAACAGTGCAGGTGGATCTGCCGGCCGACGCCGAACCCGGCGCGGACGGCTCGACTGCCGGTTTCGACGTGTAGGTAGATGCCGAGGCCGTGATCCTCGACGACGAATTGCGCGCGTTCGCCGGTCTCTTCGGCGAGTGTCTGCACGTGGCGGCGGGTCATCTCGTAGGCCGGGTCTCTCGTCCGGGCGGCTCGCCCCAGCCGAGCGAACCGGAGTCCGAGCTGGTACCGCTCGCCGTCGCGGGAGACGTACCTGAGATCCAGCAGCGTCCGCAGGTGTCTGTGCGTGGTGCTCTCGGCCAGGTCGAGCCGATCCGCGATCTCCGAGAGTCGGGCGGGACCGGTCTCCTGAAGCGCGTGAACGATCTCGAAGCTCGTTTTCGTGCTCTGTATTCCGCCGTCGCGCTCGCTCTCCTCGCGTGCCATGTCTTCACTCACCCGTCCGTCCACTTAGCAGTTCCGCCGTGCGGAATCGATCTCGGAACCGATCGCGCTCGACGAAGACGAACAATTTCGCCGTTGATCGCCGTCGCAGGGAGTCGGCGGCGACGAGCTCGTCGGATCGACGGACGGAGTGCTTCCGTATCGCGGAATCGTCTGATCGACTCGGGCCGCCGTCGACGACACTACTTTACACTCGTATGTGCGTAAATATCTGGGGCCGATTCGGAGCGAAGTCCCACGAACGATCGGTACGGGTGTCCGCGGCGCTCGTTCCGCTCCGTGGAATCACCGCTATTTTACGTCGCACCCTCGTGCGCGAGCGGTATCGGCGTCCCTTCGACGCTCGAAAACCGAGGCAGGGGAGCCGAGAACGCCGTCTCGCGTTCGCTCTCCGGGACGTCGGCCGGGACGCGCAGATTTACCGGAACGCCAATCTTTTTCCTCTTCTCGTCTGCGAGTACGAACGACATGGACCTACAGATCGACGGCAACGCGGCGTTGGTGACGGCGTCCTCGAGCGGACTCGGGAGGGCGTCCGCGAAGGCGCTCGCGCGCGAGGGCGCGAACGTCGTCATCAACGGTCGCGACGAGGGTCGACTCGCCGACGCGAAAGCCGAACTCGAGGCGATCGGAACCGGAGACGTCGTCGTCCAACGTGGCGATCTCACCGACGAGGGCGACGTCGAAGCGCTGGTCGAGGCGACCGTCGCCGAGTTCGGCGGCATCGACCACCTCGTCACCAGCGCCGGCGGGCCGCCGTCCGGCCCGTTCCTCGAGACCGACGACGAGGACTGGTACGAGGCCTACGATCTGCTCGTGATGAGCGTCGTGCGCCTCGCGCGCGAAGCCGAACCCTACCTCCGGGAGGGTGAGGGGACGATCGTCAACGTCGCCTCCCGCAGCGTCAAGGAGGCCATCGATAGCCTCGTCCTCTCGAACTCGGTCCGCATGGGCGTCATCGGCCTCGAGAAGACGCTCGCGACGGAGTTCGCCCCCGACGTGCGGACGAACGCGGTGCTCCCCGGACCGCACGAGACCGAGCGCATCGAGAGCCTCGTCACCCAGGCGGTCGAGCGCGGCGACTACGACTCCTACGAGGAGGGCCTCGCCGACTGGGCGAGCAATCCGCTCGAGCGGGTCGGCGATCCGATGGAACTCGGCAACACCGTCGCGTTCCTCTCGTCGCCGCTGTCCGGCTACATCAACGGCGAGAGTATCCTGATCGACGGCGGCTCGACGGGGGCGACCCTATGAAACCGATCGCGTTCGACGACGCGGAAACGTACGAACCCGACGACGGGTGGCGGCGCGCGTCGATGGCCGGCAGCGACGCGTTCTCGTTCGAGTGGTTCGAGAAGCCGCCGGGCCACAGCTCGCCGATGCACGACCACGAGAACGAACAGGTGTGTCTCTGCCTCGAAGGCGAGCTCACGGTCGCGACCGAGAACGACGCGGTCACGCTCGAGCGGTACGACTCCGTCTGGCTCGACGCCTGGGAGCCCCATCGCGTCGAGAACACCGGCGACGAGCGGGCGGTCGGGCTGGACGTGTTCGCGCCCGGACGGTCGTTCGACTTCTGGACCGACAGAGACGAATGAAGTACCTCGCACGCACCGTCGAGGGGCGACCGCTGCTCGGCGACGGCGACGGGTTCGTCCCGCTCGCCGCCGCCGATCCGGAACTCGACGGCGTTCGGAACGCGCTCCCGCGGGCCGCGGCCGGCACCCTTCCGGACGTCGACGACGCGCCCACAGAGCGGATCGACCCAGCGCACGTCCGGTTTGGACCGCCGCTCTCGCGGTTCGGGAAGCTCTGGGGGATCGGGCTGAACTACGCCGACCACGCCGGCGACCTGGACGAGCAGCGGCCTGCCGAGCCGGCGAGTTTCATGAAGCCGGCGAGCGCCGTCGTCGGCCCCGGCGGACCGATCAGGCTCCCGCCGCGCGATCGGACCGACGGCGTCACGGCGGAGGCCGAACTCGCGGTGATCGTCGGCCGCGAGTGTCGGACCGTCGCCGAGCAAGCGGTCGACGACGTGGTCGCCGGCTACCTGCCGGTGATCGACATGACCGCGGAGGACGTCCTCCGGCGAAATCCGCGATTCCTGACGCGAGCGAAGAGCTTCGACTCGTTCCTCGTCGTCGGCCCGACGATCGCGGTCCCCGACGCCCCGCTCGACCTCGAGGAGCTAACGGTCCGGACGATCGTCAACGAGCGGGTCGCGGCGGAAAACGAGATCCGCAATATGCTGTTCCCGCCGCGGGAGATCGTCTCGTTTCACTCCGACGTGATGACGCTCCGCCCCGGCGACCTGTTCAGCACGGGAACGCCCGGGGCGGAACCGATCGAGCCCGGCGATCGCGTCCGGGCGACGGTCGAGACGATCGGCGCCGTCGACGCACCCGTCGTCCGCTGACGACGGGTCGTCCGCGCCGTCCGTCGCGTCCGGAGGGCGGCCCGACCGGGTGGAACGGCGGTCGATCGGCGGTTCGATCGTCCGTACGAAGCGTTTTATCCCCCCGGTGAGAGTCCCAGCACGAATGAATCGACGGCTTCGGTGTTACGACTGCGGGACCGCCTACGAGGTCGACGACCGGAAACGGTGCGAGTGCGGGGAACCGCTCTGGTTCGACGCTGACACGATCGAATTCGAGTGGCCGGACTCGGCGTGGAGCGCCGGTATGTGGCGGTACGCCGACGTCCTTCCGGTGTCGGATCCGGTCGGCCTCCCTCCCGGTGCGACGCCGCTCGTTCGCGCCGACGGGCTGGACGAGTACGCCGGCTGTGCGCTCTACCTGAAAAACGAAGCCCAGAACCCGACCGGCAGCTTCAAAGACCGCGGGAGCGCGGTCGGCGTCGGCTACGCGCTCCGGACCGGTCGCAAGTGGGTCGGCGCCGTTTCGCACGGAAACATGGCTCTCAGCACCAGCGCCTACGCCGCGAGCGCCGGCCTCGAGTGTGCGGTCTTCGTCCCGGCGGACACGCCGAAAGGACGACTCGAGCTGATCGCCAGGCACGACCCTCGGATCTTCCGGGTCGAGGGCGACTACGGGACGCTGTACGAGCGGACGCTCTCGATCGACTCCGACGTGACGTTCGTCAACTCCGATACGCCGCTGCGGGTCGCCGGGCAGAAGACGGTCGCGTACGAAATCGTCGAGCAGCTGCAACCCGACGGCCCGGACGCGATCGTCCTCCCGGTCAGCAGCGGCGGGCAGGCCAGCGCGGTCTGGAAAGCGGTTCGGGAACTCGAGGCGGCGGGGCTGATCGACGAGCCGCCCCGGCTCTACCTGGTTCAGGCGGCGTCGTGCGATCCCGTCGCGACGGCTTACCGGGAGGACGAGCCGACGGTTCGACCGGTGACGGCGGACGAGACGATCGCGGTGTCGATCGCGAACGGCGATCCGCCGAGCGGAACGCGGGCGCTCGCCGCCGCTCGCAGCACCGGCGGCGCGGTCGTATCCGTATCGGACGACGAAATCCACGAGGCGATGGACCGACTCTCGACCGGGGCGGGGATCTCCGTCGAGCCCTCGAGCGCCGTCACACTCGCCGGCGTTCGTCGCCTCTCGCGATCGAACGCCATCGGCGCGGACGAGACCGCCGTCCTGATCCTGACCGGGTCGGGGTACACGGAGCGGTACGACGGCGAGGTTCGAAGCCGAACGATCGATCTGCCGTCGCTCGACCGAGAGCTCTCCCACGTAACGGCTCGCTGAGCACCCGTTTTAGAACCCGCGCGTCGGTCCACGGGCCGATCGCGCAGCGACGGATCGAAACCGGAATCTCGACGGGAACGGCCCGGACGTCCCTTCGGTACTCTCGGACGGTCCCGACGAACGACCGGGAGCGCTCGATCAGCGCTGATATATACTTGAAATAGATTGTATCGCAAATCGGTAAGTAGATGGAACGGCGACGGACGTTCGATTTCCCCGTTTCGAGGGATTAGTCCCTATACTGTCCAGACAGGGGTAAGTAGGGCGGTATACGGCGTTCGATACCGAACCCGAATTCGCGTGCTTGGATAACGGACGAGCACGTGCGGATATCCCGGTACACTTCGACTACCTCGGGATATCCGGGATATTTCGGGCGGAAAGTCGGCATTTTGACGATCAACTGGTTTGGCTATCCGGATATGAGTATTATTAGAGTGGTATACCATTCTATAGCCAGAAAAGGATATCCGAGGTCGAATCTGAAGCGCGCCGTCGGAGAGCGCGCGGCGTCAGCGAGAATTCGATCGGGCGCTCGAACGGAGCGGGGTCGATCGTCACTCGAACGCCGGAGGTCGCCCTTCGAGGAACGCCTCCACGCCCTCTCGGTGCGCGTCCGTGCCGTACGCGAGCGACTGGACGTGCGCTTCGCGGTCGAGTCCGTCGCGCCACGATCGGCCGAGGTTGTCGTGGATCGCCCGCTTCGCGAGTCCGATGGTCTCCGTCGGTCGCGACGCGAGCGTCTCGAGGACGTCGTCGACCCGACCGTCGAGGTCGTCGTCGGGAACCGTTTCGTTGACGAGCCCCAGCCGTTCGGCCGCCGCGGCGTCGACGAGCCGGCCGGTGAACGCGAGTTCTTTCGCCTCGCGCAATCCGACGAGTTGCGGCAGCGTCACCGTTCCGCCCATATCGGGGACGAGGCCGACGTTGACGAACGCCGCGCCGAACCGGGCCGACTCGCCGGCGTAGGCGAAGTCCGCGGCGGCGACCAGCGAGAGCCCGGCCCCGACGGCGTCCCCGTCGACCTTCGCGACGATCGGCACCGGACTGGTCAGCACCCGCTCCGCGACCCGACCGAGCGTCGCACGGACCCGATCGTACGCTTCCGCCGGCGTTTCGTCGCGCGCGGCCATCGCCTCGACGTCGCCGCCCGCGCTGAACGCCTCGCCCTCCCCCGCGAGGACGGCGGCGTCGAGTTCGCTCGGATCGAGGTCCGCGAGCGCGTCCGCGAGGTCCCGCGCGACGTCCGCGGTGAACGCGTTTCGAGCCTCGGGGCGATCGAAGGTGAGGTACCGAACGTTATCCTCGTCGTGGATATCCATGCCACGTCGTGCACCGGCGATCGACTTCAGCGTTGTCGAAGCGCGTTATCCGCGGAAGTGAACAGCGTCGCTCTCACTGCCGTCCCGACGACAACCGATAGCCGACGGTCGGCGGACGGCGACGATCGACGGCCGTTCGCGGTCGACGGCGAACGATAACCGGCGACGCCGAGCTATTTCGACTCCCTGCGCTGGATGAGGAACTTCATGTCGCCCTGGAAGACGACGGTGCCGTCCTGGTTGGTCATCTCCGTGTCGATGACGACGATCCCCGCGTCGTCGTGGTCGACGTCTTTCTTCTCGCTGACGACCATCTCCAGCGAGAGCGTGTCGCCGATGTAGACGGGGTTCGGGAGGTCCATGTAGTTCATCCCGAGGAACGCGTAGGCCGTGCGCTCGACGATGCCCGATCGGTAGACGAACCCGGTCGCCTGGACGAACGTCATCGGGCCGTGCGCGATCCGGCCGTCGAACGGCCCGTCCTCGGCGTACTCCTTGTTGGTGTGCAGCTCCGTCCAGTCGCCGGCGAGCGCCGAGTGCATCACGAAGTCGGTCTCCGTGACGGTGCGCCCGACGCTCTGGAACTCCTGGCCCTCTTCGAAGTCCTCGAAGTGATGCGGCTCGTAACTGTATGCCATACGTAGCAATCCCAACCGGCACACAAATAAGTTACCTCGAACGTAGCGATCGGACGCGGACCGGACGATTGATAACGGCCCGTCGGTCCGTCGTCGGGTACTGCGATCGTCGTCCGCTCCTGACTCGATCGCGGTCGCCGTCTTCGGTCTGTTGCGGCGGTTATCGATGATCGTAAACGCGCTTGACCTTCCCCACCTCGGTCCGTTCGATGCTCCCCGGGTCGGCGATGATCAGTTCGTCGGGCGTGAACGAGAGGGCGTTCTGGAGGCGCGTCAGCACGCGGTCGCGCAACTCCCCGTCGTCGATTTCGACGTCGGGTTCGCGCTCGATCGTCAGCTCGAACCGGTCCAGGGCGTCCTCGCGGGAGAGGTCGATGCGGTAGTAGGGTGCGACCGCGTCGAACTCGAGGACGACGGCCTCGATCTGACTGGGGTAGAGGTTGACGCCGCGGACGATGAGCAGGTCGTCGGCGCGGCCGGTGACGTTGTCCATGCGGACCATCGTGCGACCGCACTCGCACGTTTCGGTGGTGAGTGTGGTGAGATCGCCGGTGCGGTACCGCAGGACCGGGAGGGCCTCCTTCGTGAGGGTCGTCAGCACGAGCTCGCCCTCCTCGCCTGCGGGCAGTGGTTCGCCGGTCTCGGGGTCGATCACCTCGGGATAGAAGTGGTCCTCCCAGACGTGCAGGCCCTCCTGGAGCTCGTGGCACTCGTTGGAGACGCCGGGACCGATGATCTCCGAGAGGCCGTAGATGTCGATCCCCGTCGCGCCGAGTCGCGCCTCGATCTCCTCGCGCATCGGCTCGGTGCACGGCTCGGCGCCGAAGATGACCGTCGACACCGACAGATCGCGCGGATCGACGCCCATCTCGGCGGCCGTCTCGGCGAGGTACAGCGAATACGACGGCGTGCACGCGATCGCGTCGCTCTCTAAGTCCTGCAGCAACTCGACCTGTCGCTGCGTCTGCCCGCCGCCGATCGGGATGACGGTCGCCCCCAGTTCCTCGATCCCGTAGTGGAGGCCGAGTCCCCCGGTGAACAGGCCGTAGCCGTAGCCGTTCTGGACGGTATCCCCCGGTTCGACGCCGGACGCGACGAGACACCGGGCGACCACTTCGCTCCACACGTCGAGGTCGTTCTCGGTGTAGGAGACGATCTTGGGCTTGCCCGTGGTTCCCGACGAGGCGTGAATGCGGCGGATTTCGTCGTCATCGACCGCGAAGAGGCCGTCGGGGTACTGGTCGCGGAAGTCCTCTTTCGTCGTGAACGGCAGCTTCCGGACGTCGTCGACCGTCCGGATGTCCTTCGGCGCGACGCCCGCCCCGTCGAACGCCTTCCGGTAGTACTCGACGTTCTCGTAGGCGCGACGCACCGTCTCGCGGAGCCGTTCGTTCTGTAGCTCCCGAATCTCTTCCCGCGGGGCCGTTTCGATCTGCGTATAACTCATCCTCACCCCCAAATCCTCCGTAGTCCGACAAAAATCATGTGGTGTGTACACAATCATCTTCGCCCGAAAATTTGTCCGGTCGCGATCGACGCCGATAGCTCGCGACTCGGAGACGGGCCTCGCGTCAGGGTCGCTCGACGACCACGGCGCCTCCCGGCCGAACCCGACGCACATCGTCGCGAGACCACCGTTCGTCGATTCGCCGGCGGCAATCGTCCCGCCTCGACGATCGACTCGTCGTACGCGCCGCATCCGGAGGTCGTTCGCGCCGCGATCGATCGGTTCACGCGCTCACGAGCCGAATTTAGCGCCGATCGTCGACGCTAACTTATAAAACCGCCATAAACGGGGGTCGATTTTTATAGGTTGTTATGATCAACTGCACGTATGACCCACGGTGGCAGATGGCACAGGAGGAGGCGTGACGTTCTCAAAGCGATCGCTACGGGGAGTATCGCTGGAGCGACGGGATTGTCTGGGTGTGTCGGCGATCCTGAAGAAGCGTCCGGCGAAGACGACGAAGAGTTCGATACGGTGCAATTCGGGGTGCTCGAACCGTTCACGGGGGAGTTCGCCGACCTCGCCAAGGAGCGCAATCAGGGAACCAAACTCGCGATCCAGCAGGTCAACGAGAGCGACGAGTACGACTTCGAGATCGAGTACAGCGAGTACGACACGCAACTCGATCCGTCGACGGCGACCCAGCGGGCCCGGCAGGCGGTGCAGTCCGACGGGGCACAGTTCATCACGGGCTGTATCTCGAGTTCCTCGGCGCTCGCGATCAACGACTTCGCGCTCGAAAACGAGGTGGTGTACACGCCCGGGGCGGCAGACGTCTCGATCACGGGGGAGAACTGCAACGAGTACGTGTTCCGCTTCGAGACGAACACGGCCCAGATCGCTGAGGTGATGGCCCAGTGGACCGTCGACGAACTCGGCGATCGGATCTTCTACCACATCGCCGACTACGCGTACGGCGAGTCGGTGCTGAACGAAGTCGAGACCCGAATGGAGTCGATCGGCGACTCCTACGAGCGGGTCGACGTGACGCGATCGGATCCCGGATCGACCGACTTCGAGGCGTTCATCACCCAGATTTCGAACGCCAGCGACGAGACCGACGCGCTCGTGGTCGGCATGACGGGGGCCGACCTCGCGATCTTCCTCTCGCAGGCGAGCGAACGCGGGTTGCAGGACGAGGTCCCGATCGTGACGACGACGGGATCGTTCCGGGCCATCCGGGCGGGCGCCGGCGAGGGCGTCTACAACACCTACAGCGGGGTCCGGTACGTCCCGAGCATCGAAACCGGCAGCAACCAGGCGTTCGTCGAGGCGTACGAGACCGAGTACGGCGACCCGCCGGACAACTTCTCGCGCGTCGGCTACGAGTCGATTCGGATGGTCGCGAACGGCATTCGGGAGGCGGGGTCCCGCGATCCGACGGCGGTCAAGGACGCGCTCCCCGGCATGCAACACGAGACGATCTTTGGCACGAACGAATTCCGCGAGTGCGACCAGCAGGCGATGAATCCCGTCTGGATGGGCGAGTGCGTTGAACCCGAGGACGGCGGCGACCTCGCGGACGTCAACCTGCTGACCGAACTCTCCGGCGAGGAGGCGGCGCCGGACTGCGAGGCCACCGGCTGTGACCTGTAACACCGCTCACTGATCATGGTCGGAGGATTCTTACAACAACTGATCGACGGCCTGACGATCGGCGTCGTCTACGTGCTGCTCGCCGCCGGCCTGTCGGTCATCTTCGGCGTCATGCACGTGATCAACTTCGCCCACGGCGAGCTGTTCGCGCTCGGGGCGTACTTCGCGCTCGCGCTGGTCGCGCCGTTCGGCGGAACCGGCTTCTTCGTCGCGCTCCTCGTCGCGCCCCTGTTAGTGGGCGCCGTCGGCGTCGCGATCGAACGGTTCACCGTTCGGCCGCTGTACGGTCGGAACCCGCTCTATCACATCCTACTCACGTTCGGCCTCGTCCTCGTCATCAACGACCTCATCTACCTCGTCTGGGGAACGGGGAGCACGAACCTCGCGGTTCCGTCCGTTCTCTCGGGGACGATCAGAGCGTTCGGCCTCAACGCCAGTGTCTACAACATGTTCATCATCGCCTTCGGGAGCGCCGTGGCGCTTGCGGTCTGGGCAGTGCTCGAATACACGAAGTACGGGCTGATCGTCCGCGCCGGTTCCCAGGACCGGCAGATGGTTCGCAACCTGGGGATCGACATCGATCGCTACTACTCGCTCGTCTTCGGCGGGGGTGCGGCGCTGGCCGCCCTCGCGGGCATCGTCCTCGGCGGCTACCAGGCGGTCAGCCCGGGGATGGGGATGTCGATCATCATCCCGGCGTTCGTCATCGTCGTCCTCGGCGGCCTCGGCAGCTTCAAGGGGGCCGTCGTCGGCGGCCTGCTCGTGGGGATCATCCAGACGTCCCTGCGCTTCTACGTCCCCGCTCTGGAGGGGCTGGTGATCTTCCTGCTGATGATCGGTTTTCTCCTCGTTCGGCCGCGCGGGCTGTTCGGCGTCGAGTTCGAAGAGGAAAGCGGCGGCGACCTCCTGACGGGGTCGAAGGGCGGATTCCTCGACCCGCGGACCCGGAACCGTCTCGGGATCGCGATGGTCGGCGTCCTCGCCGTGGTTCCCCTCGGCGTAGGAACGCTGTACTCGGCGTACGCGGTCACGCTCGTGATCGAGATCATGATCTGGGGACTGTTCGCGCTCAGCCTGGACTTCGTGATGGGCTACACGGGGCTGGTCTCGCTCGGCCACGCCCTGTTCTACGGGCTCGGCGCCTACGCGGTTGCGATCGCCCTGCTCCACGTCAGCGGCTCCGCGATCGTCGCGATCGCGATCGCGATCCTCGTCTCCGCGGCGATCGCCTGGGTCGTCGGCTACCTCTCGATCCGCGTCTCGGGCGTCTACTTCGCGATGATCACGCTCGGCTTCGCCGAACTGTTCTACAACATGCTGTCCCGGGACCCGTACGGGCTGACCGGCGGCTCCGAGGGGCAGTTCGGTCTCTCGACGTACTACGGGATCGGCGGCGTGGGCGTCGCGCTCGACGAGGTCGCGATCTTCCTCGGCCCCGTGGCGCTAACCGGTCAGTCGCTGTTTTACTACATCGCGCTCGCCAGCCTCGTCGCCGCGTTTTTGCTCACCCGGCGGATGCTCCAGTCGCCGTTCGGCTCGGTGCTGAAGTCCATCCGGGAGAACGAACAGCGGGCGACGTTCGTCGGCTACGAGACGACCGTCTACAAGCGGCGCGCGTTCGTGATCAGCGGCGCGCTGGCCGGCGTGGCGGGCGGTCTCTTCACCCTCAACGCAGGCTATGCGACGCCGTCGTTCGCCCACTGGCTCCACTCCGGCGAGGTGATCGTCATGGTCATCCTCGGCGGGATGGGCACGCTCTACGGCCCGATCGTCGGCTCGGCCGTCTTCTTCGGCCTCGAAGAAATCCTCACGGACTTCACTGCCCGGTGGCGGCTGGTTCTCGGGACGGTCTTCGTCCTGTTCGTCATCTTCCTCCCGCGCGGGCTGGTGTCGCTCCCCGCCCAGATCGCCCCTGCCGTGACGGGCGGCTCCGGACCCGGCCCGGAGCCGACGGACCCCGCGGAACCGACCGCCGAGGAACCGGGCGTCAGAGGTGACGACTGATGGCCGTCGAATCCATGGAAACGACAACGTCAACCCAGCGAAC
It includes:
- a CDS encoding MaoC/PaaZ C-terminal domain-containing protein, with the translated sequence MAYSYEPHHFEDFEEGQEFQSVGRTVTETDFVMHSALAGDWTELHTNKEYAEDGPFDGRIAHGPMTFVQATGFVYRSGIVERTAYAFLGMNYMDLPNPVYIGDTLSLEMVVSEKKDVDHDDAGIVVIDTEMTNQDGTVVFQGDMKFLIQRRESK
- a CDS encoding ABC transporter substrate-binding protein, which codes for MTHGGRWHRRRRDVLKAIATGSIAGATGLSGCVGDPEEASGEDDEEFDTVQFGVLEPFTGEFADLAKERNQGTKLAIQQVNESDEYDFEIEYSEYDTQLDPSTATQRARQAVQSDGAQFITGCISSSSALAINDFALENEVVYTPGAADVSITGENCNEYVFRFETNTAQIAEVMAQWTVDELGDRIFYHIADYAYGESVLNEVETRMESIGDSYERVDVTRSDPGSTDFEAFITQISNASDETDALVVGMTGADLAIFLSQASERGLQDEVPIVTTTGSFRAIRAGAGEGVYNTYSGVRYVPSIETGSNQAFVEAYETEYGDPPDNFSRVGYESIRMVANGIREAGSRDPTAVKDALPGMQHETIFGTNEFRECDQQAMNPVWMGECVEPEDGGDLADVNLLTELSGEEAAPDCEATGCDL
- the paaK gene encoding phenylacetate--CoA ligase PaaK, coding for MSYTQIETAPREEIRELQNERLRETVRRAYENVEYYRKAFDGAGVAPKDIRTVDDVRKLPFTTKEDFRDQYPDGLFAVDDDEIRRIHASSGTTGKPKIVSYTENDLDVWSEVVARCLVASGVEPGDTVQNGYGYGLFTGGLGLHYGIEELGATVIPIGGGQTQRQVELLQDLESDAIACTPSYSLYLAETAAEMGVDPRDLSVSTVIFGAEPCTEPMREEIEARLGATGIDIYGLSEIIGPGVSNECHELQEGLHVWEDHFYPEVIDPETGEPLPAGEEGELVLTTLTKEALPVLRYRTGDLTTLTTETCECGRTMVRMDNVTGRADDLLIVRGVNLYPSQIEAVVLEFDAVAPYYRIDLSREDALDRFELTIEREPDVEIDDGELRDRVLTRLQNALSFTPDELIIADPGSIERTEVGKVKRVYDHR
- a CDS encoding SDR family oxidoreductase, whose amino-acid sequence is MDLQIDGNAALVTASSSGLGRASAKALAREGANVVINGRDEGRLADAKAELEAIGTGDVVVQRGDLTDEGDVEALVEATVAEFGGIDHLVTSAGGPPSGPFLETDDEDWYEAYDLLVMSVVRLAREAEPYLREGEGTIVNVASRSVKEAIDSLVLSNSVRMGVIGLEKTLATEFAPDVRTNAVLPGPHETERIESLVTQAVERGDYDSYEEGLADWASNPLERVGDPMELGNTVAFLSSPLSGYINGESILIDGGSTGATL
- a CDS encoding cupin domain-containing protein; this translates as MKPIAFDDAETYEPDDGWRRASMAGSDAFSFEWFEKPPGHSSPMHDHENEQVCLCLEGELTVATENDAVTLERYDSVWLDAWEPHRVENTGDERAVGLDVFAPGRSFDFWTDRDE
- the thrC gene encoding threonine synthase codes for the protein MNRRLRCYDCGTAYEVDDRKRCECGEPLWFDADTIEFEWPDSAWSAGMWRYADVLPVSDPVGLPPGATPLVRADGLDEYAGCALYLKNEAQNPTGSFKDRGSAVGVGYALRTGRKWVGAVSHGNMALSTSAYAASAGLECAVFVPADTPKGRLELIARHDPRIFRVEGDYGTLYERTLSIDSDVTFVNSDTPLRVAGQKTVAYEIVEQLQPDGPDAIVLPVSSGGQASAVWKAVRELEAAGLIDEPPRLYLVQAASCDPVATAYREDEPTVRPVTADETIAVSIANGDPPSGTRALAAARSTGGAVVSVSDDEIHEAMDRLSTGAGISVEPSSAVTLAGVRRLSRSNAIGADETAVLILTGSGYTERYDGEVRSRTIDLPSLDRELSHVTAR
- a CDS encoding IclR family transcriptional regulator, coding for MAREESERDGGIQSTKTSFEIVHALQETGPARLSEIADRLDLAESTTHRHLRTLLDLRYVSRDGERYQLGLRFARLGRAARTRDPAYEMTRRHVQTLAEETGERAQFVVEDHGLGIYLHVETGSRAVRAGFGVGRQIHLHCSSAGKAILAHSPRERVDEILDRWELPALTENTVAGREELYRELEAVRDRGVAFNREEHVDGLNGTAVPIRRDGTVLGALAVAGPSHRLTGDWYEEELPSTMLAAANELELNATYSTPDSADDHVVE
- a CDS encoding fumarylacetoacetate hydrolase family protein codes for the protein MKYLARTVEGRPLLGDGDGFVPLAAADPELDGVRNALPRAAAGTLPDVDDAPTERIDPAHVRFGPPLSRFGKLWGIGLNYADHAGDLDEQRPAEPASFMKPASAVVGPGGPIRLPPRDRTDGVTAEAELAVIVGRECRTVAEQAVDDVVAGYLPVIDMTAEDVLRRNPRFLTRAKSFDSFLVVGPTIAVPDAPLDLEELTVRTIVNERVAAENEIRNMLFPPREIVSFHSDVMTLRPGDLFSTGTPGAEPIEPGDRVRATVETIGAVDAPVVR
- a CDS encoding ABC transporter permease — encoded protein: MVGGFLQQLIDGLTIGVVYVLLAAGLSVIFGVMHVINFAHGELFALGAYFALALVAPFGGTGFFVALLVAPLLVGAVGVAIERFTVRPLYGRNPLYHILLTFGLVLVINDLIYLVWGTGSTNLAVPSVLSGTIRAFGLNASVYNMFIIAFGSAVALAVWAVLEYTKYGLIVRAGSQDRQMVRNLGIDIDRYYSLVFGGGAALAALAGIVLGGYQAVSPGMGMSIIIPAFVIVVLGGLGSFKGAVVGGLLVGIIQTSLRFYVPALEGLVIFLLMIGFLLVRPRGLFGVEFEEESGGDLLTGSKGGFLDPRTRNRLGIAMVGVLAVVPLGVGTLYSAYAVTLVIEIMIWGLFALSLDFVMGYTGLVSLGHALFYGLGAYAVAIALLHVSGSAIVAIAIAILVSAAIAWVVGYLSIRVSGVYFAMITLGFAELFYNMLSRDPYGLTGGSEGQFGLSTYYGIGGVGVALDEVAIFLGPVALTGQSLFYYIALASLVAAFLLTRRMLQSPFGSVLKSIRENEQRATFVGYETTVYKRRAFVISGALAGVAGGLFTLNAGYATPSFAHWLHSGEVIVMVILGGMGTLYGPIVGSAVFFGLEEILTDFTARWRLVLGTVFVLFVIFLPRGLVSLPAQIAPAVTGGSGPGPEPTDPAEPTAEEPGVRGDD
- a CDS encoding enoyl-CoA hydratase/isomerase family protein, with product MDIHDEDNVRYLTFDRPEARNAFTADVARDLADALADLDPSELDAAVLAGEGEAFSAGGDVEAMAARDETPAEAYDRVRATLGRVAERVLTSPVPIVAKVDGDAVGAGLSLVAAADFAYAGESARFGAAFVNVGLVPDMGGTVTLPQLVGLREAKELAFTGRLVDAAAAERLGLVNETVPDDDLDGRVDDVLETLASRPTETIGLAKRAIHDNLGRSWRDGLDREAHVQSLAYGTDAHREGVEAFLEGRPPAFE